From Scomber scombrus chromosome 9, fScoSco1.1, whole genome shotgun sequence, one genomic window encodes:
- the ctso gene encoding cathepsin O produces MRGDQLCAVFVATVSTLVFPLRCQERSSDDSRTDFGSFREQIHRLHEVNSEEFIRHLYFQNSTERHAYLNSISTTPHSAKYGTNQFSNLSQKEFRELYLRTISDKAPLFSGLKTEGLPAKFDWRDKGVVAPVQNQEACGSCWAFSVVGAVQSVHAIGGSQLEQLSVQQVLDCSFQNEGCNGGSPVRALNWLKQTRIKVVPQSEYSYKAKTGICHFFSQSHGGVAVKNFAAHDFSGQEEAMMGQLVEHGPLAAVVDAVSWQDYLGGIIQHHCSSHWSNHAVLVIGYDTTGDIPYWIVQNSWGTTWGNEGYVYIKIGGNVCGVADTVAAVYL; encoded by the exons ATGAGGGGCGACCAGCTGTGTGCGGTGTTTGTAGCCACTGTTTCCACACTCGTTTTTCCTCTGCGCTGTCAGGAAAGAAGCTCTGATGACAGCCGGACTGATTTCGGGTCGTTCAGAGAGCAAATTCACCGCTTGCATGAAGTCAACAGCGAGGAATTCATCCGTCATCTCTATTTTCAG aaTTCTACAGAGCGACACGCATACCTGAACTCAATTTCCACAACGCCACACTCTGCCAAGTACGGCACCAACCAGTTCTCTAACCTCTCACAGAAGGAATTCAGAG AGCTCTACCTGCGAACAATCTCTGACAaagctcctctcttctctggaCTGAAGACAGAGGGGCTACCAGCCAAATTTGACTGGAGGGATAAAGGAGTGGTGGCACCCGTCCAGAACCAAGAAGCA TGTGGAAGTTGTTGGGCTTTCAGCGTGGTCGGTGCCGTGCAGTCCGTCCATGCCATAGGAGGCTCACAACTGGAGCAGCTCAGTGTGCAACAAGTTCTGGACTGCTCCTTCCAAAATGAAGGCTGCAATGGAGGGTCCCCAGTGCGGGCTCTGAATTGGTTAAAGCAA ACCAGAATTAAAGTGGTGCCTCAGTCAGAGTATTCCTACAAGGCCAAGACAGGAATCTGCCATTTTTTCTCCCAGTCACATGGCGGTGTTGCTGTGAAGAACTTTGCTGCACATGACTTCAG TGGTCAAGAGGAGGCAATGATGGGTCAGCTTGTGGAGCATGGTCCTTTGGCTGCTGTCGTGGATGCTGTCAGCTGGCAGGATTACCTGGGAGGAATCATCCAGCATCACTGCTCCAGCCATTGGTCTAACCATGCTGTCCTGGTTATTGGATATGACACTACTG GGGATATTCCATACTGGATTGTGCAGAACTCCTGGGGAACTACATGGGGGAATGAGGgctatgtttatataaaaattgGCGGCAATGTTTGTG GTGTTGCAGATACTGTGGCAGCTGTTTATCTTTGA
- the asb5a gene encoding ankyrin repeat and SOCS box protein 5, translating to MSDPTEELTNKPFTAQLSNVYLSILALFCFKLFIKISLNLLTYFYIIRGNRKEAARISAEFYDYGQQHGSWADRSPLHDAACQGRLLALRTLILQGHNVNVSTIDHVTPLHEACLGDHGACARALIDAGANVSASTIDGVTPLFNACTVGSVACTEILLENGAKPQSLVYHPSPIHEATSKGHYGCVDALVTWGADVDMDIPHLGTALYTACVCQEVECARKLLREGADVQKGRSLDSPLHAAAEQDCTAVVKLLLDFGADINARNTEFQRPVDVAPPSSLTEGFLMLYEATPRLLSPLCRQCIRNCVGRDRLHLLSHLPLPHRLRSYLQYQ from the exons ATGTCAGACCCAACAGAGGAACTCACCAACAAGCCCTTCACGGCCCAGTTGTCCAATGTTTACCTTAGCATCTTGGCACTGTTCTGCTTCAAGCTCTTCATTAAGATTTCTCTCAACTTGCTGACATACTTCTACATTATCCGTGGGAACCGTAAAGAGGCTGCCAGGATATCAGCAGAGTTTTATGATTATGGCCAACAACACG GATCCTGGGCAGACCGCTCACCCCTGCATGACGCTGCCTGTCAGGGTCGCCTCCTGGCCCTGAGGACCCTCATTTTACAG GGTCACAATGTGAATGTTTCGACTATAGACCATGTGACACCGCTTCATGAGGCCTGTCTTGGAGACCATGGTGCCTGTGCCCGAGCGCTCATTGATGCAGGAGCAAAT GTCAGTGCCTCTACAATTGATGGAGTCACCCCACTGTTCAACGCCTGTACAGTGGGCAGTGTGGCATGCACTGAAATTCTTTTGGAAAATGGAGCAAAACCCCAGAGCCTCGTGTACCATCCTTCACCAATTCATGAGGCGACCAGTAAAG GTCATTATGGTTGTGTGGATGCTCTGGTGACCTGGGGGGCAGATGTGGACATGGACATTCCTCACCTGGGCACAGCCCTCTATACAGCCTGCGTCTGCCAAGAGGTGGAATGTGCCAGGAAACTCCTGAGGGAAG GTGCCGATGTACAAAAAGGCAGATCTCTGGATTCGCCCTTACATGCAGCTGCAGAACAAGACTGCACAGCAGTAGTGAAGCTGTTGCTGGACTTTGGTGCAGACATTAACGCCAGGAACACAGAGTTTCAGAGGCCGGTAGATGTGGCTCCACCTAGCAGTCTAACAGAGGGCTTCCTAATGCTGTATGAAG CTACACCACGACTGCTGAGCCCGCTGTGTCGTCAGTGCATCAGAAACTGCGTTGGCCGTGACAGACTCCATCTCCTTTCCCACCTCCCCCTGCCCCACAGGCTCAGGAGCTACCTGCAGTACCAGTGA